The following proteins are encoded in a genomic region of Gossypium hirsutum isolate 1008001.06 chromosome D05, Gossypium_hirsutum_v2.1, whole genome shotgun sequence:
- the LOC107903167 gene encoding type IV inositol polyphosphate 5-phosphatase 11: MGNLNTIQAGKGRRSKYKRKLSLGSFNDRAHEGIKTVEADNLCEFSRNSDLCICIVTWNMNGQVSYEDLVELVGSNRRFDILVVGLQEVPRNNIARLLQDALVETHDLLGKAIMQSLQLYVFGPKKSDLLIKELKVDKHSVGGCGGMMRRKKGAVAIRINYKGFRMVFITCHLSAHARNVEERNSECRHISHSLFAKYWNPYTRPAQITIWLGDLNYRLQGIDTHPARTLIQRNLHRLLTSKDQLLQEAQRGQIFNGYCEGTLTFKPTYKYNIGSSNYDTSYKVRVPSWTDRILFKIEDPDEISASLHCYESVDDIYSSDHKPVRAHICFKLSK; the protein is encoded by the exons ATGGGAAATCTCAACACAATTCAAGCTGGAAAAGG AAGAAGATCAAAGTACAAGAGAAAACTATCTCTGGGTTCTTTCAACGACCGAGCTCATGAAGGAATAAAGACAGTAGAGGCGGATAATCTTTGCGAATTCTCGAGAAATTCTGACCTTTGCATTTGCATAGTGACTTGGAACATGAATGGACAG GTCTCATATGAAGATCTGGTGGAGCTGGTTGGTAGCAACCGGAGATTTGACATACTTGTTGTCGGGTTGCAAGAGGTACCTCGAAACAATATTGCGCGATTGCTGCAGGATGCTCTAGTTGAAACACACGA CTTGTTAGGAAAGGCAATCATGCAGTCTCTGCAACTGTATGTGTTCGGACCGAAGAAATCAGACTTGTTGATCAAAG AGCTGAAGGTGGATAAACATTCAGTGGGAGGCTGCGGAGGAATGATGAGGAGAAAGAAAGGGGCCGTGGCAATCCGTATCAACTACAAAGGATTCAGGATGGTGTTTATCACTTGCCATCTCTCCG CTCATGCTCGAAATGTAGAAGAAAGGAATTCAGAGTGCAGGCACATATCTCACTCTCTCTTCGCAAAGTATTGGAACCCTTATACCCGGCCCGCCCAAATCACCATCTGGTTGGGAGATCTCAATTACAGGCTACAAGGCATCGATACACATCCAGCTAGAACCTTAATACAAAGAAACCTCCACAGG CTGCTTACAAGCAAAGACCAACTCCTTCAGGAGGCCCAGAGAGGGCAGATTTTCAATGGATATTGTGAAGGAACACTTACATTCAAACCAACATATAAGTACAATATAGGAAGTAGCAACTACGATACAAGTTACAAG GTTCGAGTTCCGTCGTGGACCGATCGAATCTTGTTCAAGATAGAAGATCCTGACGAAATCAGTGCAAGCTTGCACTGTTATGAATCAGTTGATGACATCTATAGTTCAGACCATAAGCCCGTGAGAGCCCACATTTGCTTCAAACTTAGCAAATAA
- the LOC107905391 gene encoding dirigent protein 1: MLPRIIFCFAVVIAIAVVVLLALLSPVSHKSSSKNPSRPWLALSMYIQHPHISRSSVQPVAQSDAGAFVFHRALTEGPKNTSRIVGKAQGFIIPIEHFADSAFNIIYLTFETPKFNGSLSIQAKNVEHEDRQELTVVGGTGYFAFARGLAVFMQTKSQSSEADPTYHVKLQLRFPNRSQTIPG; the protein is encoded by the coding sequence ATGCTACCCAGAATCATCTTTTGCTTTGCAGTTGTTATAGCCATTGCGGTGGTTGTCCTATTGGCCTTGCTCTCACCGGTAAGCCACAAAAGTTCATCAAAGAACCCTTCCAGACCTTGGCTGGCCCTCTCCATGTACATTCAACACCCACACATCTCAAGGTCTAGTGTCCAACCTGTTGCCCAGTCAGATGCCGGAGCCTTCGTCTTTCACCGTGCCCTCACGGAGGGACCGAAGAACACGTCTCGGATAGTCGGGAAAGCCCAAGGCTTCATTATTCCGATTGAACATTTCGCCGATTCCGCATTCAACATAATTTATCTCACTTTCGAAACACCCAAGTTCAATGGGAGCCTGAGTATCCAGGCCAAGAATGTGGAACACGAGGATAGGCAAGAACTAACAGTGGTTGGAGGAACAGGTTATTTTGCATTTGCACGTGGGCTTGCAGTGTTCATGCAGACTAAATCCCAATCATCTGAAGCTGATCCCACTTATCATGTAAAGCTTCAGCTTAGATTTCCCAATAGATCTCAGACCATTCCAGGGTGA